Proteins from a single region of Thunnus maccoyii chromosome 23, fThuMac1.1, whole genome shotgun sequence:
- the dera gene encoding deoxyribose-phosphate aldolase gives MSARNPGTKLDLERIFKVRVNTQAVLKRAQHIQGQKIAKKQWQAAWLLRAVTCIDLTTLAGDDTPSNVHRLCLKAIQPVRYDLLKEIDMHDKGVTTAAVCVYPSRVADAVKSLKAANSSLPVASVATGFPAGQTPLETRLQEVRMAVADGATEIDIVINRMLALTGQWEAMYDEICQFRKACGDAHMKTILAIGELGTFTNIYKASLVAMMAGSDFIKTSTGKETINATYPVAIVMVRAIRDYFLCTGHKVGFKPAGGIRTAQESLVWLTLIKEELGNDWLCPHLFRLGASSLLADIERQIYHHVTGQYAAYHELPMV, from the exons ATGTCCGCCAGAAACCCAGGGACGAAGCTCG ACCTGGAGAGGATATTCAAAGTGAGAGTGAACACACAGGCTGTCCTAAAGAGAGCTCAGCACATCCAAGGACAGAAGATCGCCAAAAAACAGTGGCAG GCCGCCTGGCTGCTGAGGGCTGTCACATGTATTGACTTGACCACTCTGGCTGGAGATGATACACCGTCCAACGTCCATAGGCTGTGTCTGAAAGCCATCCAGCCTGTCCGATATGACCTGCTCAAGGAGATAGATATGCACGACAAag GAGTGACgacagctgcagtgtgtgtgtatccatctCGTGTGGCTGACGCTGTAAAGTCACTTAAAGCAGCtaactccagccttcctgttGCCTCAG TGGCCACTGGATTCCCAGCAGGCCAGACACCACTAGAGACCCGGCTGCAGGAAGTCCGCATGGCTGTGGCTGACGGAGCCACTGAGATTGACATCGTCATCAATAGGATGCTCGCTCTCACAGGACAGTGGGAAG CCATGTATGATGAGATCTGTCAGTTTCGGAAGGCCTGTGGTGATGCCCACATGAAGACCATCTTGGCTATTGGAGAACTGGGCACCTTCACCAACATCTATAAGGCCAGCCTGGTTGCCATGATGGCTG GTTCAGACTTCATAAAGACGTCCACTGGAAAGGAGACCATCAACGCTACTTACCCCGTCGCCATAGTGATGGTGAGGGCCATCCGTGACTACTTCCTGTGTACAGGCCACAAG GTGGGCTTTAAGCCAGCAGGGGGGATCCGAACGGCCCAAGAATCTCTGGTATGGCTCACTCTGATCAAAGAGGAGCTGGGCAACGACTGGCTCTGCCCTCACCTGTTCCGCCTGGGAGCCAGCAGCCTGTTGGCTGACATCGAGAGGCAG ATTTACCATCATGTGACTGGACAATATGCAGCCTATCATGAGCTGCCTATGGTGTGA